The genome window AGTTCACCGTGCCGCCGAGATTGGTGATCGTCGGATACGGCACGTAGGCGTCAGTAAAGCCGGGGATGAGACCGGGCTGGACCAGGTTTTTCTGCAGCTGGCCCGAGTACTTGCCGCTGAAGCGCAGCTTCGGCGACATCTGATAGTCGAGCTTCACCGCAGGCTGCTGCGTCAACTGGTTGGTCGACGGCGCGTTGATCTGGTAGTTGTAGTTCGTGCCCTTCGTCTGGGTCACGTTCGGCTGCGGGTAACGATTGAGGATGGTCTGACCGAGCGAGTAGAACGAGCTCGCCGGGATCACGTTGTTCGGATACGGCTGGCGGGTGACGGGATCCAGCAGCTGCGGGATCGGGTTGCCGTTGTTGTCCAGCGAGTTGGTGAAGACGCCCGCGCGCTCGTCCGCCGTCGGCACGCGCAGGCGGATGACGTTGCCGCCGTTCGTGTAGGTGGTGGCCGGCACGTACTGGTGGCTGTAGAAGAAGAACAGCTTGTTATTGCCGCCGGGCTTGCCGATGGGACCGCCGATCGAGTAGCCCAGCGTCTTCGCCGTCGCCGCGACCTTCTGGTCGCCGTTCTTGGTGTTCGCCCAGGTGTTGGTGGCCCAGTCCGAGTTGCCGAGGATGTCGAACGCCGATCCACGGAACTTGTTGGTGCCGCTCTTGGTCACCGCGGTGATCTGCAGGCCAGACGACCGGCCGAACTCCGCCTGATACCCCTGCGTCAGCACCTTGACTTCGGCAATCGACTCAACGTTCATGTTGAGCATCTGGCCGTTGTTGCCGGTGTCCATCGCCGAGACGCCGTCCATCATGATGTTGTTCTGGCCGGCGCCGCCGAGACGGGTGCCGCCCGCCGAGTTGCCGCCACCGACCACGCCCGGCGTCAGCGAGACGACCGAGGTGAAGTTGGTGTGGTTGATCGGCAGGTGCTCGATCTGCTCGGTCGCGACCGCGAACGAGCGCTCGCCCGACTGCGCCTGAATCATCGGCGATTCAGCCGCGACGTTGACCGTTTCAGTCGCGCCACCGACTTCCAGTGTGACCGACGGCACGACGACGCGCTCGGCGCCCGACACCTGGACGTTCTTGCGCTGCAGGGTCTTGAAACCCTCCATGGTCACTTCGACGGTGTAGGTATCGCGAGCCACGTTGGGGAACACGTAGTCGCCGGTGCTGTTGGTCACCTGCGGCTGCGATTTCGTTCCCTGGGTCTCGCTGATCAACACCACCGTGGCGCCAGGGATAATTCCTCCCTGGGCGTCTTTCACGGTGCCGGCGATCGTGCCGGTGGTGATCTGCGCGCGGGCGGGTAATGCCGCCATCGCGAGCAGGCCGAGTACGCTGAGTACTCGGGCGGTCCGCTTTCTGATCATGAAGCTCCTCCCGTTGCTTACACTGAACGACGACAGACAACTCAAACCCGTAGTCCAATCGATCCGGCAAACGATTGCAGAAACCTACGGGCAGGAGTTGATCGGGGATAGTAGTCGTGTAATGCGTGGAGTGCAAGCGAGAAATGCAGGGGGCTCATGACTGGAACCCCCTGCCTGCGAAGGATTTAATACGCTCAGGTCATAGCCGGGGCCGGTCGGCGGCCCGCCGGCTGACCGCCAGAACTGAAATGCATCGGTAACATCCAGATTCGGCGGCAGTTAAGGTCCAGCTTGTTAGCGTGCCGTCCAGCCCCCGTCGATGAACAGGGCCGATCCGGTCATGAACGACGAGGCATCGGAGGCCAGGAAGACCACCGCCCCCGTCAGCTCCTCGAGCTCCCCCCAGCGTCCCATCGGGATGTTCGCGACGAACTGCTGGTAGGCCTGGGGGTCGTTGAGCAGCTGTCGGTTCATGTCAGTGGCGAACGGCCCGGGGCAGATCGCGTTGCAGGTGACCCCTTTTCCCGCCCATTCGAGCCCCCAGACCCGCGTCAGTCCGAGCACCCCCGCTTTCGACGAGGCGTAGGGCGTCCGTCCCGGCAGCCCGATCACTGAGAGGATCGAGGCCAGATTGACGACCCGTCCCCAGCCTTTCTTGAGCATGCCGGGCGCGAACGCCTTGGTGCACAGGAAGGGCCCCTTCAGGTTGGTGTCGATGACGCTGTCCCAGTCGGCTTCCGACAACTGATCAAGGGTGCCGCGGATGTTGGTGCCGGCGTTGTTGATCAGGATGTCGACGTCGCCGCAGGCGGCCTGGACGTCCGCCAGGAGCCGCTGCACGTCCGCCGCGACCGTCACGTCAGCGGCGAACGCGCGCACCGTGCGTCCGGTGGCGCCCGCGATCTCGCCCGCCGCCGCCTGGCAGCTCTCGAGCGTGCGCCCGGTCAACGCGACGTCCGCCCCCGCTTCGGCCAGCGCCGTCGCCATGGTCTTCCCCAAGCCGCGCGCGCCGCCGGTGACGAGCGCGGTCTTGCCGTTCAGATTGAATCGATCGAGTACGGCCATGCGAGCTCCTCGAATGTGGAAATGCGGAGATGTGGAGATGTGGAAATGTGGAAGGTGCCGAACATTTCCACCTTCCCACATTTTCAAATTTCCGAATTATTCGTCTCCAACGGCGTCTGCGCGTCGATGAAGAGCCAGCAGACGCCGCCCAGCAGGTAGATCGCCGACGAGAGATAGAACGTCAGCGCCCAGTTGTTGTTGGTGTAGGTCAGGATGTAGCCGATCGCCAGGGGCGACAACGCGCCGCCGATGTTGCCGAACATGTTCATCGATCCCGACACGGTGCCCGAGTTGCGGCCGCCGATGTCCATGCAGCCCGCCCACGCGGCCGGCATGACGAAATCGTTGAAGAAGCCCGCGAGGCCGAGCAGCAGCATCGCGCGCACCGGATCGGCGATCTGGAGGAAGGCCACAATCGACGCAGAGGCGCCGGCGAAGCCGATGACGGCGACGCTGCGGCGGGCCAGGCGGAGGCCGATGCGCCGGGCGAGCCTGGGAATGATCTGGGCGCTGATCAGGGAGCCGATGCCGCCGAGCAGCAGCGGCAGCGACGACAGCAGCGCGCCGAATTTGACGCCGGTGTGCCGGGCCTCGCGCAGATACGTCGGCAGCCACGTCACATAGAAATACCACCCGTACGACAGACAGGCGTACTGCAGGCAGAGCAGCACCACCGAGCGGCTGCCGACGATCCGTCCCCACGGCGTCTGGCCGCCGTGCGCGGTCTCGGCGCGCGTCGGCATCAGCGCCAGCTCCGCGGCGTTCACCGACGGGTGCGTGCCCGGATCGTCCCGGAACCAGCTGAAGAACGCGATCGCCCACACGAGACCGACCACGCCGAAGAGCTCGAACGCGCGGCGCCACGACATCAAATCGAGCAGGTAGGCGACCACGAGCGGCGTGAAGGCGCCGCTCCAGCGCGCCGCCAGCCAGAGCAGGCCCTGCGCCCGGTCGCGCTCGGTCTTGGGCAGCCAGGTCGTGAAGATGCGCGTCAGGTTGGGAAAGCAGCCGGCTTCGCCCGCGCCGAAGAGCGCCTCCGTGGCGATGAGCGACGTGGCGTTCCACGTCGAACCGACCGCCGCCGTGAAGAACGACCACCACAGGACGATGCGCATCAGCACACGCCGCGGCCCGATCCGATCGCCGAGCCTGCCGCCGGGGATCTCGAAGAGCGCATACGCGAACACGAAGGCGGACAGCGCCCAGCTCATTTGCACTTTCGAGAGGTGCAGATCGCGCTGAATCGCCGGCGCCGCCTGCGAGATGCCGACGCGGTCCAGATACTGAATGACCGCGAGGGACATCGCGAACCCGACGGTCACATAACGCGCGCGCGTCGGACGGAGCGGAGTCATCGGACCGAGATACTGACACAGCTTTCGTGTCCCGCCTAGACGGGTTAGACTTCACGCATTCATGGATCCTAAATTCGCCGGCAAGACCTTTCGATCCCGCGCCTGGTTCGGCAAGCGCGACAAGGACGGCTTCATTCATCGCTCGTGGCTCGGCCGCACGCTGCCGCTCGACGCCTTCGACGGACGCCCGATCATCGGCATCTGCAACACCTGGTCGGAGCTGACGCCGTGCAACGCGCACTTCCGGGTCATCGCCGAGCACGTCAAGCGCGGCGTCTGGGAAGCCGGCGCCGTGCCGTTCGAATTCCCGGTGACCTCGCTCGGCGAAACGAGCGTCCGCCCGACCGCGATGCTCTGGCGCAATCTGGTCAGCATGGACGTCGAGGAGTCGATCCGCGCCAATCCGATCGACGGCGTCGTGCTGCTCTGCGGCTGCGACAAGACCACGCCGTCGCTGGTGATGGGCGCGGCGAGCTGCGACGTGCCCACCATCGTCGTCTCGGGCGGCTCGATGCTCAACGGGCACTACCGCGGCGAGACGATCGGCGTCAGCCACATCTGGAAGTTCGCCGAGGAGGTCAAGGCCGGGCGCATGACCGAGCAGGAGCTCGTCGACGCCGAGCCCTGCATGTCCCGCTCGACCGGCACCTGCGCCGTGATGGGGACCGCCAACACGATGGCGATCGTCGTGGACGCGCTCGGGCTGTCGCTGCCGCACAACGCCGAGATCCCCGCCGTGGATTCGCGGCGCTACGCGCTCGCCCACGAAGCCGGACGGCGGATCGTCGACATGGTGGTCGACGACGTGCGGATCTCGAAGATCCTGACCCGCGAAGCGTTCGAGAACGCGATTCGCGTCAACGGCGCGGTCGGCGGATCGACGAACGCGGTGATCCACCTGCTGGCGACGGCGGGCCGGGTCGGCGTGCCGCTGTCGCTCGACGACTGGGATCGTCTCGGCCGCGACGTACCGACGCTGGCGAACGTGATGCCGTCGGGCAAGTACATGATGGAGGACTTCTACTACGCGGGCGGGCTCCTGCCGGTGATGCGCACGCTCGCCGAGCACGGTCTGCTGCACAAGTCGGCGCTCACCGCGAACGGCCGCACCCAGTGGGAGAACTGCCGCGACGCCCCGACCTACGATCCCGAGATCGTCCGTCCGTGGGGCAACCCGCTCGTGTCGCACGGCGGCATCGCGGTGCTGCGCGGCAATCTCGTCCCGACCGGCGCCGTGATCAAGCCGTCGGCCGCCTCGCCGCATTTGATGAAGCACCGCGGCCGCGCCGTCGTGTTCGAGAACATCGAGCACTACAAGCAGCGCATCGTCGATCCGCATCTCGACGTCGACGCGACCTGCGTGCTCGTCCTGAAGAACTGCGGCCCCAAGGGCTACCCTGGTATGGCCGAGGTCGGCAACATGGGCCTGCCGCCGAAGATCCTGCAGCAGGGGATCGAGGACATGGTCCGCATCTCAGACGCGCGGATGAGCGGCACGGCGTACGGGACAGTCGTGCTGCACGGCTCGCCGGAAGCGGCGATCGGCGGCCCCCTGGCGCTCGTCCAAGACGGCGACATGATTGCGCTCGACGTCGAGGCGCGCACGCTGCAGCTCGAGGTGAGCGATGTCGAGCTGGCGCGCCGGAAACAGGCATGGCAGCCGCCGGTGCTGCCGGTGCCGGGCGGGTATCAGCAGCTCTACGTGGAGCACGTGTCGCAGGCCGATACGGGGGCCGACTTCGATTTTCTGGTCGGGTGTCGCGGCCACCAGATTGCGCGTGAGTCGCATTAGCGGGGCGCCGGGTGCGAGATGCGGCGTGCGAAACGGCAACGCGCGGGGCGCGAGGGGCGATAACCGGCTCTTCCGCGCGTCGGTCGCTCGCGCCTCGCTGTAAACGATTACTGGCGCGAATGGCGTAGTAGGCGAGGAATCTATGATTTCGAACAGGCTGGCTCTCGGCGCAACCGTTCTCCTCACCGCCTCCATCGGACTGCATGCGCGGCAGCAGCCGCAGCCGCCCGCGATGCCGCCGGCGGGCCCACCGACCGTCGGCATGCCGCCGCAGGGGACTCCGGGCGCGCCGCAGCGCGCCGGCGCGCCGGGTCGAGGCGGCGGACGCGGCAATCCGATGGCCGCGAAGTTCACCGAGACGTGCCTCGCCTGCCACGGTAACAGCACCGCGAAGGGTCCGGTCGGCCCGAGCCTCTTCGACGAGGAATGGATCCACGGCGGCGACGACGACGCGATCGTCAAGAGCATCAAGGAGGGCTATCCCGATAAGGGGATGCCGTCGTTCGTCGGCCAGATGACCGACCCCGAGATCTGGCAGATGGTGGCCTACATCCGGACGCAGGCCGCCAACCTGAAGGACAAGCCGGTCTACGTGCCCGATCCCGACGGTCAGATCATCAAGTCGGAGAAGCAGGCCTTCAAGGTGGAGATCATCGCGCGGAATCTCGAAACGCCGTGGGCGCTCGCGTTCCTGCCCGACGGCCGACTGCTCATCAGCGAGCGTCCCGGTCGCATCCGTATCGTCGACAAAGACGGCAAGATGGAGCCCGAGGGCGTGAAGGGGCTCCCGAAGGTGTGGGAGAAGCAGGACGGCGGCTTGTTCGACATCGAAGTCCATCCCGATTATGCGAAGGCCGGCAACGGCTGGATCTACATCTCGTACTCCGAGACGCTCGCCGGCTGGACGCCGCCGCCCCCGCCCGATCCGAACGCCGCGCCGCCGGCGCCGGCCCCGGGACAGGGTGGCCGCGGTCGCGGCCCGTCGAACGATCCGCCGTCGATGACGGTGATCATGCGCGGCCGGCTCAACGCCAGTAACGAGTTCGTCGATCAGCAGGTGCTCTTCCGCGCGCCGAAGGAGCTCTACAGCCAGACGAACGCGCACTACGGATCACGCTTCCTGTTCGACAAGCAGAACCACCTGTTCTTCTCGCTCGGCGAGAAGATGCAGATGGCCAACGCGCAGGATCTCTCCGTCGCCACCGGCAAGATTCACCGCATCAACGACGACGGCACGGTGCCGAAGGACAACCCCTACGTCGGCCAGCCGAACGTCGTCCAGTCGATCTGGAGTTACGGCCATCGCAATCCGCAGGGTCTCGCCTGGGATCCGGTGACGGGCCAGTTGTGGGAATCGGAGCACGGCCCGACCGGCGGTGACGAGATCAACATCATCGAGCCGAAGCACAACTACGGCTGGGGCGTGGCCACCAAAGGCGTGCAGCCGGGCATCACCAAGACCAGCGAGCCCGGCATGGACGACCCGATTCGCTACTGGACGCCGAGCGTGGCGCCGAGCGGCATCGTGTTCTACACCGGCACCAAGTATCCGGGCTGGAAGAACGATCTGTTCGTCAGCTGTCTCGCCGGCCAGCAGTTGAAGCGCCTCGAGATCAAGGACGGCAAGGTGCTGCACGAGGAACAGGTGTTCAACACCTTCGGGCGCGTCCACGATGTCATCCAGGGGCCCGACGGCCTGCTCTACGTGACGCTGCAGCTGCCCGGACAGGTGCTGTCGGCGTCGACGCCCGGGATGGTGGCGCGGCTGGTGCCGGTGAAGCCGTAGCGCAAGACATCCGTTCGGACCGTGCCGATTCAACCCCGGTAGCCCTATGAAGCGTGCTTCTGTCGTTCTTTCTCTCATCACCACGGGTGTGGTCGGCCTGGCGGCGGTCATCGCGGCGCAACAGGGCGCCGGCGGCACGGCGAAGGTCCCCGGCAACGCGTGGCCGCCCGCCAAGCCGCAGATGCCGACGTCGATCGCGCTGACGCCGCAGGAGGAGATGAAGACCTTCTCGCTCCCGCCGGGCTTCCATGCCGAGCTCGTCGCGTCGGAGCCGCTGATCGATTCGCCGATCCTCATGGACTTCGATGCCGAGGGCCGCTTGTGGGTCGTCGAGATGCCGACCTTCCTGCCCGACATGACGGGACGCGATTCGAAGGAGCCGCTCGATCGGGTCAGCGTGCTGGAAGATACCAACGGCGACGGCGTGATGGACAAGAAGACGGTCTTCGCCGACAAGCTCTCGGGGCCACGCGCGCTCAAGGTGCTCGAGCACGGCGTGCTCGTCGGCGACCCGCCGAACCTGTGGCTGATGAAAGACACCGACGGCGATCTCAAGGCCGATACCAAGGAGCTGGTCGTCAACACGTTCGGGAACCCGAACGGCGGCATCGAGCACAACGCCAACAGTCTGTTCTGGGCGATGGACAACGTGATGTACTCGTCGGAGCACGTCTTCGATCTGAGGTGGCACGACGGAAAGCTGGAGCCGCTGCCGTCGCTCAGCCGCGGCCAGTGGACCGTCTCGCAGGATGACGCGGGACGCGTCTACCGCAACGTCAACGACTCGCCGCTGTTTGTCGACTACACGCCGTCGCGCTATTTCATCCGCAATCCCAACGGCGTCAGGACGCGCGGTCTCTACGAGCTGCTGATCGAGCAGGCGGATGCGACGGTCTATCCCGTGCGCAGCAACCGCGGCGTGAACCGCGGCTACCGCGACCCCTTCTTCCGCGAGGACGGATCGTCGATCGTCATTCAGGGCGCGAGCGGCCCGACGATCTATCGCGGCGACGCCTA of Vicinamibacterales bacterium contains these proteins:
- a CDS encoding 3-oxoacyl-ACP reductase family protein, which encodes MAVLDRFNLNGKTALVTGGARGLGKTMATALAEAGADVALTGRTLESCQAAAGEIAGATGRTVRAFAADVTVAADVQRLLADVQAACGDVDILINNAGTNIRGTLDQLSEADWDSVIDTNLKGPFLCTKAFAPGMLKKGWGRVVNLASILSVIGLPGRTPYASSKAGVLGLTRVWGLEWAGKGVTCNAICPGPFATDMNRQLLNDPQAYQQFVANIPMGRWGELEELTGAVVFLASDASSFMTGSALFIDGGWTAR
- a CDS encoding MFS transporter yields the protein MTPLRPTRARYVTVGFAMSLAVIQYLDRVGISQAAPAIQRDLHLSKVQMSWALSAFVFAYALFEIPGGRLGDRIGPRRVLMRIVLWWSFFTAAVGSTWNATSLIATEALFGAGEAGCFPNLTRIFTTWLPKTERDRAQGLLWLAARWSGAFTPLVVAYLLDLMSWRRAFELFGVVGLVWAIAFFSWFRDDPGTHPSVNAAELALMPTRAETAHGGQTPWGRIVGSRSVVLLCLQYACLSYGWYFYVTWLPTYLREARHTGVKFGALLSSLPLLLGGIGSLISAQIIPRLARRIGLRLARRSVAVIGFAGASASIVAFLQIADPVRAMLLLGLAGFFNDFVMPAAWAGCMDIGGRNSGTVSGSMNMFGNIGGALSPLAIGYILTYTNNNWALTFYLSSAIYLLGGVCWLFIDAQTPLETNNSEI
- a CDS encoding IlvD/Edd family dehydratase translates to MDPKFAGKTFRSRAWFGKRDKDGFIHRSWLGRTLPLDAFDGRPIIGICNTWSELTPCNAHFRVIAEHVKRGVWEAGAVPFEFPVTSLGETSVRPTAMLWRNLVSMDVEESIRANPIDGVVLLCGCDKTTPSLVMGAASCDVPTIVVSGGSMLNGHYRGETIGVSHIWKFAEEVKAGRMTEQELVDAEPCMSRSTGTCAVMGTANTMAIVVDALGLSLPHNAEIPAVDSRRYALAHEAGRRIVDMVVDDVRISKILTREAFENAIRVNGAVGGSTNAVIHLLATAGRVGVPLSLDDWDRLGRDVPTLANVMPSGKYMMEDFYYAGGLLPVMRTLAEHGLLHKSALTANGRTQWENCRDAPTYDPEIVRPWGNPLVSHGGIAVLRGNLVPTGAVIKPSAASPHLMKHRGRAVVFENIEHYKQRIVDPHLDVDATCVLVLKNCGPKGYPGMAEVGNMGLPPKILQQGIEDMVRISDARMSGTAYGTVVLHGSPEAAIGGPLALVQDGDMIALDVEARTLQLEVSDVELARRKQAWQPPVLPVPGGYQQLYVEHVSQADTGADFDFLVGCRGHQIARESH
- a CDS encoding PQQ-dependent sugar dehydrogenase, which translates into the protein MISNRLALGATVLLTASIGLHARQQPQPPAMPPAGPPTVGMPPQGTPGAPQRAGAPGRGGGRGNPMAAKFTETCLACHGNSTAKGPVGPSLFDEEWIHGGDDDAIVKSIKEGYPDKGMPSFVGQMTDPEIWQMVAYIRTQAANLKDKPVYVPDPDGQIIKSEKQAFKVEIIARNLETPWALAFLPDGRLLISERPGRIRIVDKDGKMEPEGVKGLPKVWEKQDGGLFDIEVHPDYAKAGNGWIYISYSETLAGWTPPPPPDPNAAPPAPAPGQGGRGRGPSNDPPSMTVIMRGRLNASNEFVDQQVLFRAPKELYSQTNAHYGSRFLFDKQNHLFFSLGEKMQMANAQDLSVATGKIHRINDDGTVPKDNPYVGQPNVVQSIWSYGHRNPQGLAWDPVTGQLWESEHGPTGGDEINIIEPKHNYGWGVATKGVQPGITKTSEPGMDDPIRYWTPSVAPSGIVFYTGTKYPGWKNDLFVSCLAGQQLKRLEIKDGKVLHEEQVFNTFGRVHDVIQGPDGLLYVTLQLPGQVLSASTPGMVARLVPVKP